Within the Streptomyces sp. NBC_00353 genome, the region TGGCGCTGCACAGTCAGTTGGCGGCGGCGCTGTCGGTGCTGGTCCATCTCGTACGGGACCGGGCCGGGCTGCGGAAAATCGCCGAGGTGCACGTGCTGGAGCGGGATGCGGCCGGTCTGGTGGTGACGGTGCCCGCGTTGCGCTGGGGCGCCGACGGCTTCGTCCGGGAGCGGGGCTGGGAGCGGCTGCGGTCGCTGATCGGGGGTGCGATGTGACCGGTGGGTTGTCGGCGGGGGCGGCGGAGTACGCGACGTACACGATGGCCGTGTGTGCGGGGACGGCTGCCTGGTTGGCGGTGGGGCAGGACCAAGGGCTGCGGCGGGCCAGGGTGTTGTTCGTCGACGGGGTGGGTGAGCCGGCGTCGCGGAGCTGCTGGGAGCGGGTCCTGGAGCGGTGCGGCGGGATGTTCCGGGGGCGCAGGGAGTGGCTCTGTCTGCCGGTGGCGCTCGTGCTTGCCGTGCTGGGGGAGTCCCTGCTGCCGGTGGTCGCGGGGGTGGTGGCGGTGCCGCTGGCGCGGCGGTGGCTGCGCAGGCGGGCTGGGCGGCGGGAGCGCGAGCGCCGGGCCGACGCGGTGGTGGCGCTGTGCGGTGCGGTGGTGGGTGAGCTGCGGGCCGGGCACGAGCCGGGGCAGGCGCTGTTGGTCGCCGTGCGCGGCACCGGCGCGATGGGTGCGGCGGAGGCCGCCGTGTCGGCTGCTGCGCGGTTCGGTGGCGATGTGCCGGCTGCGCTCGGGCAGGCGGCGCGTGAGCCGGGCCTGGAAGGGCTCGCCGGGGTGGCGGCGTGCTGGCGGGTCGCGGTGGACGGAGGGGCCGGGCTGGCGGCCGGTCTGGACCGCCTGGAGGGAGCGCTGCGGGCCGAGCGGCGCCGGCGGGAGGAGTTGCGGGCGCAGCTGGCGGGTGCCTGGTCGACGGTGGCCGTGCTGGCGCTGCTTCCGGTGCTGGGTCTGGGGCTGGGGGCGGCGCTCGGGGCCGACCCGTTGCGGGTGCTCCTGCACGGTCCGGCCGGGCTGGTCTGCCTGACGGTCGGCGGCCTGCTGGAGACGGCCGGTCTCCTCTGGGCCGGCCGGATCGTACGGGCGGGGGAAGCCGCATGAGCCGGGTGGCAGGCGAGGTTGTGCACCTTGTCCACGGGTTGGGTCTGCTGGGGGTGGTGCTGGGCGCGGTCGCGTATCCGGCTCTCGCCCTGGCCGGGCGGCGGCGAGAGCGGACGGTGCTTCGCCGGGGCGCGTTGCTGCTGGCGGTCGACCCCGGGAAGCGGCGGCGCAGGCGGTCGGTGTCCGGGGCCCGGGTCAGGGATCTGGCCGCGCTGCTGGGCGCAGTGGTGACCGGCTGGATTCTGGTCGGCGGTCCGCTGGGGTGTGCGGTCGGACTGGCGGCCGCGTACGGCACCTGGCGGTGGCAGCGGACGCGCGATCGGCGCAGACCCGGCGTGCCCGCAGCGGAGGCGGCGGAGATCGCACAGCAGCTCCCGCTGGCAGCCGATCTGCTGGCGGCCTGCATCTCGGCCGGAGCCGGGCCGCGTGAGGCGGCCGAGGCGGTGGGGGAGTCGCTGGGCGGTCCGGTCGGCGAGCGGCTGGCTCGGACGGCGGCGGAGATCCGGCTGGGCGGCGAACCGGCCGTCTCCTGGGGGAGGTTCGGCGAGATACCGGGCGCCGGTGCACTGGCCCGCTGTCTGGAGCGGGCGGGCTCGACCGGGGCTCCCGCGGCGGAGTCGGTCTCCCGCCTGGCCGAGGCGATGCGGGCGGAACGGTCGAGTGCGGCCGTGGCGCGCGCCCAGCGGGCCGGCGTGCTGATCACGGCGCCGGTGGGGCTCTGCTTTCTGCCCGCCTTTCTGGCGGTCGGGGTGGCGCCCGTGGTCATCGGCCTGGCGACCGGACTGCTGCACACCGGTTGAGGCAAAGGTGGCAATAGTTATTCATTCGATCTAAATCGAACCATTCTCGGGGGTTGAAATGGCACAGCGAATCAGGAGCTGGGTGCGGGGCATGGTGCGCCGAGCCCGGTCGGACGGCGGAATGACGACGTCCGAATATGCGGTGGGGACGATCGCGGCCTGCGCGTTCGCGGCGGTGCTCTACAAGGTGGTCACCAGCCCGCCTGTCATGACGGCGCTGCAGTCGCTTCTCAAGGACGCGCTCGATGCGAAGTTCTGAGGGGCGGCGTCCCGGCAGCGGGAGCGGCGAGGCCAGGGGTGGCGGAGGGGGAGACGACCGGGGCGCGGTGACGGCGGAGGCGGCCATGGTGATTCCGGTACTCGCGCTGTTCGCCCTGGCCCTTGTCTGGGCGCTGATGGCCGTCTCCGCCCAGATCCGGTGTGTGGATGCGGCGAGGGCCGGGGCTCGGGCGGCGGCCCGCTCCGAACCGGAGGCGCAGGTGTTGGCAGTCGCCCGTTCGGCGGCACCCGACCGGGCCCGGATCGATCTGGAACGGGCCGGGGAGCTGTGGCGGGTACGGGTCGCTGCACCGACGCCCGGACCCGGCCCGCTGACCCTGACGCTGAGCGCGGAGGCGGCAGCGCTGGCCGAGGACACGGTGGGGGTGGCGCCGTGACGGGGGAGGGTGCCGGCTCGGGGCAGGCGGCTCGGCGGCGGATGCGGCAGGCACGGCGGGCATGGCAGGTGCGGCGAGTGCGGCGCTTGTCGGGGGCGCGGCGGTGCGGGGGAGGGGATCGGGGAGTGGCGACTGTGTGGGTGGCGATGACCACGACCACGTTGTGTGCGGTCTTCGCGATCGTGCTCGCGCTCGGACAAGTGGTGGTCGCCCGGCACCGGGCCGGTGGGGCGGCGGACCTGGCGGCCCTGGCAGCCGCCGACCGGGCCCTGCGGGGGGCGGAGGCGGCGTGCCGGGCGGCCGAGGAGGTGGCCGGGGCTCAGGGGGCGGTGCTGGTGCGGTGTGCAGTGCAGGGGGAGATCGCCGATGTGGCGGCCCGGGTGCGGTTCGGGCCGTACACGCCCACGGTCAGGTCCCGGGCGGGCCCCCCGGAGGCCGTTCCGGGTCCGGCCGGCTCTCCGCGGACCGCTCCGGGGCCGGGCTCTCCGGCTCCCGCAGCTCCTCCGGCTTCCCCGGCTTCCCCGGCTCTTCCGGGTCCGCCGGGGCGGACCTGAGGAGTTCGCCGAGGAGGCGGACGGCGCCTCGCTTGTGCAGCGGATCGTTGCCGTTGCCGCACTTGGGGGACTGGATGCAGGACGGGCAGCCCGCCTCGCACTCGCAGGACGCGATGGCCTGGCGGGTGGCGGTGAGCCAGCCACGGGCGGTGTGGAAGGCCCGCTCGGCGAATCCGGCACCGCCGGGATGGCCGTCGTACACGAAGACGGTCGGCAGCAGCGTGTCCGGATGGAGCGGCACGGAGACACCGCCGATGTCCCAGCGGTCGCAGGTGGCGAAGAGGGGCAGCATTCCGATCGACGCGTGCTCGGCCGCATGCAGCGCGCCGCCCAGGATCTCCGGGTTGATGCGGGCGGCGTCCAGTTGGTCCTGGGTGACCGTCCACCACACGGCGCGGGTGCGCAGCGTGCGGGGCGGCAGGTCCAGCTTGGTCTCGCCGAGGACCTCGCCGGTGATCAGTTTGCGACGCAGGAAGGAGACGACCTGGTTGGTGACTTCGACGGAGCCGTAACAGAGCCGCCCGTCACCCCACGGGATCTCGGTGTCGGTCTCCAGGACGGTGATGGAGGTGGTGTCTCGGGCGGTTGTCGAGTACGGCGGGTCGGCCTGTTCGACCAGGGCGACCGAGTCCTCCAGATCCAGTTTCCGGACCAGATAGGAGCGGCCCTGGTGGAGGTGGACGGCTCCGTCGTGGACGGCGGTGTGTGCGGCCGACTCGTCGACGGTGCCCAGCAGCCGGCCGGTTCCCTCCTCGACGATCTGGACCGGGCGGCCGCCCTCGCCACGGATGTCGGTGAGATCGGCGGCCCGCTCACGGCGGGTCCAGTGCCAGCCCGACGCCCGCTTGCGGAGCAGTTTCGCGGCCTCCAGCTGCGGCAGCAGCTCGGCCACGGCGGGCCCGAACAGCTCCAGGTCGGTCTCGGTGAGCGGAAGCTCCGCGGCTGCCGCGCACAGATGGGGGGCGAGGACGTACGGGTTGTCCGGGTCGAGGACGGTCGACTCCACAGGCTGCTGGAACAGCGCCTCGGGGTGGTGGACGAGGAAGGTGTCCAGCGGGTCGTCGCGGGCCACCAGGATGGCCAGGGCGCCCTGCCCGGCGCGTCCGGCCCGGCCGGCCTGCTGCCACAGCGACGCCCTGGTGCCGGGATAGCCGGCGATGACGACGGCATCCAGGCCCGAGACATCGATGCCGAGCTCGAGGGCGGTGGTGGCGGCCAGGCCCAGCAGCCGGCCGGAGTGCAGGGCGCGCTCCAGGGCGCGGCGTTCCTCGGGGAGGTATCCCCCGCGGTAGGCGGCGACCCGGGCGGGCAGTGAGCGGTCCACCTCGGCGAGTCGCTCCTTGGCGATGACGGAGATGAGCTCGGCGCCGCGCCGGGAGCGTACGAAGGCGACGGAGCGGATGCCCTGGACCGTCAGATCGGTGAGGAGGTCGGCGGTCTCGGCGGTGGCCGTGCGGCGTACGGGGGCGCCCTTCTCGCCGTGCAGCTCGGTCAGCGGCGGCTCCCACAGGGCGAAGACCATTTCGCCGCGGGGTGAGGCGTCGTCGGCGACCTCCCTGACAGGGAGACCGGTGAGACGGCCCGCAGCCACCGAGGGCTGCGCCGCGGTGGCCGACGCGAGCAGGAAGACCGGATCAGCCCCGTAACGGGCGCAGAGACGACGGAGCCGGCGCACCACCTGGGCGACATGCGAGCCGAAGACGCCGCGGTAGGTGTGGCACTCATCGATGACGACGAAGCGCAGGGCGCGCAGGAAGGAGGACCAGCGGGGGTGGGACGGCAGAATCCCGCGGTGCAGCATGTCGGGGTTGGTCAGGACGTAGTTGGCGTACTGGCGTACCCACTCGCGTTCCTCGACCGGTGTGTCGCCGTCGTAGACCGCCGGCCTGATCCCGTTGGAGAGCGGCGCCGCGAGTTCCTTCACCGAACGCCGCTGATCGGCGGCCAGGGCCTTGGTGGGTGCGAGATACAGAGCGGTCGCGCCGCGGCCGTTGGGGGCTTCCGAGCCGTCGAGCAGGGCGCTGAGGACCGGGGCGAGGTAGGCGAGCGACTTGCCGGAGGCCGTTCCGGTGGCGATCACAACGGATTCGCCGTCCAGGGCGTGCTCCGCAGCGGCCGCCTGATGCGCCCACGGGTGGTCGATGCCGGCTTTCTGGATGGCGGCGATCACTTCTGGCCGGATGCGATCCGGCCAGATGGCATGGGTTCCCGTGCGCGGGGGCAAGTGCTCCGTATGAGTGATGCGCGCGGACCGGCCCGCCCCTGCGGTGAGCCGGTGGAGGATCATGGCGGGAGAGGGGCGGGAGTCCCCGCTCACGGGTGGTCGACTGGGGCGGTGATTCTTGGCCATCAGCACCGAGTGTGTCACCGCTGTGACGGACAATGGTCCCAAGGCGTCGTGCATGGCTGCTGGTAAGTGATTGAATGCCATCGCGGCTGGCGATCCGTCCCCTGGCTCCGTCGGGGAGACCGAGGGGCGACCGCTCGATAGCAAGGTGCTGGAGGATCCGTGGACCTGTCCTTGTCGACTCGCAATGTGTCCGGCCCTGGTGGCGACCGTACGGTCGTCGAGGTCGGTGGCGAGATTGATGTGTATACCGCGCCCAAGCTGCGCGAGCAGTTGGTCGAGTTGGTGAATGACGGCAGCTACCACCTGGTTGTCGACATGGAAGGTGTCGACTTTCTCGACTCCACCGGCCTCGGCGTGCTTGTGGGCGGCCTGAAGCGTGTCCGGGCCCATGAGGGCTCGCTGCGCCTGGTCTGCAACCAGGAGCGCATTCTCAAGATCTTCCGGATCACTGGTCTGACCAAGGTGTTCCCGATTCACACCACGGTCGACGAGGCTGTCGCGGCCACCGACTGAGGTCGGTCCGCGGCTGGATCGGCCGTAGGCCGGTCCGGCAGGCAGCCCGTTCGGCGGACAGGCGGTCCATTGGGCCGCCGGTCCGCCGGGCCGGGCCGTCGGCTGCCGGTGGCCGGTGGCCGGACCGGGGTTTCGGCGGCAAGCTGTCGGCTGTTGGTCGGCCGGTGGCTCCGCCGGCGTCCGGAGGAAGAGAGCCAGGGGTACCGGGCGGCACGCCCGGGCCCTTGAGATGCACGCCCGTACGTCTGAGGGGGATCGCATGGCCACCGTTGAACTCCGCTTCAGCGCCCAGCCCGAACACGTCAGAACGGCCCGCCTCGTGGCGGCCGCAGTGGCGCGCCGGGCCGGGGTCGACGAGGCAGCGCTCGACGAGGTCAGACTCGCCGTCGGTGAGGCCTGCAGCCGCGCTGTCGGGCTGCACCGCAGTCATGGCATCACCGCTCCGATCAAGGTCGTCCTGACCGAGGAGGAGAAGTCCTTCTCCATCGAGGTCGGCGACGAGGTGCCCGGCCCGGGCGGCGAAGCCGGGTCCGCAACAGCGTCCGGGACACGCGGCGCCACGCCCGGCGGGGGGCTCGATGAGCCGGAATCCGAGGTTGACGCGGACGGCGAGGACGAGATGGGTCTCGCGGTCATCAGCGGCCTCGTCGATGATGTGGAAGTCAGATCGGCAGCTGACGGCGGAGTGATCCGGATGAGCTGGCCGAAGACCCCCGCACCGCTGACTCCCTGAGGCGGCGCAGGCGCGACGGCCGGTCGACCCGTCCCGGCCCACCCGCTGCACAACGCTTGATCCATTCTTCGAGGCCCTGCTGAGCAGGGCCTTTTTCATTTGTGCTTGATAAACGATCAACGGACAATGTGTCTGCCCCATTACTGCATTCGGTTCAATCCGAGAATGCGATCTTTCGCTGATCCGGGGTAGAAGGTCAATTACATTTCCCGCGCACTGTTTTGATCAGGTTCCGCTCCCTACAATCCGTCCACGTCTTGAGCGCTGAGCGTCGAGGAGGACGTATGGCGGGGTTCTTCAACACATCGCTGGCAGAACTGCCCGAAGTTTCCGCACTTTCCGACCGGCCCACCTCACTCGCGGCCGCGGTACTGACCGATGACAACCGCGTCATCGTGATCGTCGTTGCTGCCGTGGCCGTCGCCGCACTGATCGTTGCCAGGCTGCTGGTACGCCAGGTGCTGGCGGCCGGTGAGGGCACCGACCGTATGAAGGAGATCGCGGCAGCCGTCCAGGAGGGCGCGAACGCCTATCTGGCCCGGCAGCTGCGGACCGTCGGCGTCTTTGCCGTCGTGGTCTTCTTCCTGCTCCTGCTGCTGCCGGCCGACAACTGGTCGCAGCGTGCAGGCCGTTCAGTGTTCTTCCTGGTGGGTGCGCTTTTCTCGGCGGCCACCGGATACATCGGCATGCGTCTTGCCGTACGCAGCAATGTGCGCGTGGCTGCGGCGGCCCGTGAGGCGACGCCGGCTGAAGGTGAACCGGAAAAGGATCTCACCGCCGTGTCGCACCGGGCGATGAAGATTGCTTTCCGTACGGGCGGCGTGGTCGGCATGATCACGGTGGGGCTCGGGCTGCTCGGTGCCTCCTGCGTGGTCCTCGTCTATGCCGCCGACGCGCCCAAGGTGCTGGAGGGCTTCGGTCTCGGTGCCGCACTGATCGCCATGTTCATGAGGGTCGGCGGTGGCATCTTCACCAAGGCCGCCGACGTGGGTGCCGACCTCGTCGGCAAGGTCGAGCAGGGCATCCCGGAGGACGACCCGCGCAACGCCGCCACCATCGCCGACAACGTCGGCGACAACGTCGGTGACTGCGCGGGCATGGCGGCCGACCTCTTCGAGTCGTACGCCGTGACCCTCGTCGCCGCGCTGATCCTCGGCAAGGCCGCCTTCGGCGACGCCGGACTGGCCTTCCCGCTGATCGTGCCGGCGATCGGCGTGATCACCGCCATGATCGGGATCTTCGCGGTCGCCCCGCGGCGCGCCGACCGCAGCGGGATGACCGCCATCAACCGCGGCTTCTTCATCTCCGCGGTGATCTCGCTCGTCCTGGTGGCGGTGGGCGTCTTCGTCTACCTGCCGTCCTCGTACGCCGACCTGAACGGCGTCACCGACCGCGCCATCACCTCGCACGGCGGCGACCCGCGGATCTTCGCCCTGGTCGCCGTTGCCATCGGCATCGTGCTGGCCGCGCTGATCCAGCAGCTCACCGGCTACTTCACCGAGACCAACCGGCGCCCCGTCCGGGACATCGGCAAGTCCTCGCTGACCGGCCCGGCGACCGTTGTGCTCGCCGGTATCTCCATCGGTCTGGAGTCCGCCGTCTACACCGCGCTGCTGATCGGCCTCGGTGTCTACGGGGCGTTCCTGCTCGGCGGTACGTCGATCATGCTGGCGCTCTTCGCGGTGGCCCTCGCCGGGACCGGGCTGCTCACCACCGTCGGGGTGATCGTGGCCATGGACACCTTCGGTCCGGTCTCCGACAACGCCCAGGGCATCGCCGAGATGTCCGGTGATGTCACCGGCGCCGGTGCCCAGGTCCTCACCGACCTGGACGCCGTCGGCAACACCACCAAGGCGATCACCAAGGGCATCGCCATCGCCACCGCCGTTCTCGCGGCGTCGGCGCTGTTCGGCTCGTACCGCGACGCCATCGCCACGGCGGTCGACGACGTCGGGGCCAGTGCCGGAGAGATGGGGCTGAGCCTCGACATCTCGCAGCCCAACAACCTGGTGGGGCTGATCCTCGGTGCCGCGGTCGTCTTCCTCTTCTCCGGTCTGGCCATCAACGCGGTGTCCCGGTCCGCGGGGGCCGTGGTCTACGAGGTGCGGCGGCAGTTCCGCGAGCACCCCGGGATCATGAACTACACCGAGAAGCCCGAGTACGGACGCGTCGTCGACATCTGCACCAAGGACGCGCTGCGCGAGCTCGCCACGCCCGGACTGCTCGCGGTGCTCGCACCGATCGCGGTCGGCTTCACCCTCGGCGTCGGGGCCCTCGGTTCGTATCTCGCGGGCGCGATCGGCACCGGGACGCTGATGGCGGTCTTCCTCGCCAACTCCGGAGGCGCCTGGGACAACGCCAAGAAGCTCGTGGAGGACGGTCATCACGGCGGCAAGGGCAGCGATGCCCACGCCGCGACGGTGATCGGCGACACGGTCGGCGACCCGTTCAAGGACACGGCGGGACCGGCGATCAACCCGCTGCTCAAGGTGATGAACCTCGTGGCGCTGCTCATCGCCCCCGCGGTGGTGCAGTTCAGCTACGGGGCGGACGCGAGCGCGGGTGTGCGGACGGTGGTGGCGGTGCTCGCCATCGCGGTCATCGTCGGCGCGGTGTATGTCTCCAAGCGGCGTGGGATCGCCGTGGGCGAGGAAGGTGCTTCCGGCGACGACGACGACGAGGACGGCGGCAGGACCGCCGAGACGACCGATCCGGCGGCCGTTTCGTGAGGCGGGTGCCGGGAACGGCACGGCAGCCCGCAGGCAGCGGCTGATCGGTAGCCGGCCGGCCCGTCAGCGGCAGCCGGCCGAAGGATGAAGGGGCGGGCGGCACATCTGATGTGCCGCCCGCCCCTTCATCTGTCCCGCCCCTTCATCCGTCGCGGCGTTCGCCCGTTCGACTTGTTCACCCGTTCGCGTGCGAGTGGTATCTCCCTCATTTCCCTTGGTGCAAATGGCTGCAAAAGGTCACCCACTGGACGCTCGACACCCGGATGGAGGTCTTCCGGCGTGTAAGTTCCGGGGCCGAGAGCCTTGGAAGGGACCGATCCGGTGAACAAGAAGCTTGCAGCCGCACTGTCCGGCGGTGCGGTACTCGTACTCGCGCTGTCGGGCTGCAGCGACGACAGCAGCAGCGACAACAAGGTCAACGACTGGGCCAAGAAGGTCTGTGACCAGGTCAAGCCCCAGCTGCAGAAGATCGCGAACGCCAACGCCGCCATCCAGCAGCAGACCGCCGACAACAGCAAGCCCGCCGACGTCCAGGAGACCGACTCGGCCGCCTTCCAGCAGATCTCGCAGGCGTACAAGGCGCTGGGCGCAGCGGTGGAGTCGGCGGGCGCGCCGCCGGTCGACGGCGGCGAGGCCACGCAGAAGGAGGCCGTGAAGGAGCTCAACGCCTCCTCGGTGGCGTACGCGAACCTTCAGAAGAAGGTCGACGAGCTCAACACGAAGGACCAGGCGAAGTTCGCCGACGGTCTGAAGGGCATCGCCGACGAGCTGAACAAGATCAGCACCAACGGTGACGAGGCGCTGAGGAAGCTCCAGTCCGGCGAGGTCGGCACCGCGATGGCCAAGCAGCCCGGCTGCCAGAAGCCGAAGGCTTCGGTCGCGCCCACCGCTCCTGCGCCATCCGCCTCGCCCAGCAAGAAGTCGTAACCGGCGGCCGTACGACCGGCCCGGCGGCCCAGGTGGCTGCCGGGCCGGTGCCGTTGTCAGCGGGAGCGGCCACAATGGGCGGGTGAGTACGACCAGCCTCCCCGCGCCCGACCGTTCGCCCCGGCTCCGCGAAGCCCTGCTTGCCGCCGCCTTCACCGCCGACGGGCTCCTCGACCTGCTCGGTGCGCCCGCCTACGCCGCGCTCGCCCGCAGCGAGACGGTTCCGGCGCTGCGTGCCACCCGTGGCGGCTCGCCGCTCGACACGCTGGTGCGGCTCTTCCTGCTCCAGCGTCCCGTCCCGTACGAGCGGGCCCGCGCCGCACTCCCGCTGGCCGAGTGCGTCGAGGACGGCTGGGTGATCCGCGAGGACGACGAGGTGCGGGCCACCGTCGATGTGCGGCCGTACAGCGGACCGGAGGGTCAGGACTGGTTCATCGTCTCCGATCTGGGCTGCGCGGTCGGCGGTGCCGGTGGCATCGGTTCGCACGAGGAGGGGGTCGTCCTCGGTGTCGGTGGGGCGTCCAGCACACTCGCCGGGATCACCGTCCGTACGCCGGTCGCCTCCGCGCTCGACGTCGGTGCGGGCTCCGGCATCCAGGCGCTGTACGCCTCGCAGCACGCCACCCGGGTCACGGCCACGGACCTCAACCCCCGAGCCCTCGTCTTCACCCGGTTGACCCTCGCCCTGTCCGGTGCCACCCCGGCCGATCTGCGCGAGGGTTCCCTCTTCGAGCCGGTCGGCACCGAGACGTACGACCTGATTGTCTCCAACCCGCCGTTCGTCATCTCGCCCGGCGCCCGCCTCACGTACCGCGACGGCGGCATGGGCGGCGACGACCTGTGCCGGACGCTGGTGCAGCAGGCCGGCGACCGGCTGAACGACGGGGGGTACGCGCACTTCCTCGCCAACTGGCAGCACGTCGACGGCGAGGAGTGGCAGGACCGGCTGCGTTCCTGGGTGCCGCGCGGCTGCGACGCCTGGATCGTCCAGCGGGAGATGCAGGACATCACGCAG harbors:
- a CDS encoding type II secretion system F family protein — encoded protein: MSRVAGEVVHLVHGLGLLGVVLGAVAYPALALAGRRRERTVLRRGALLLAVDPGKRRRRRSVSGARVRDLAALLGAVVTGWILVGGPLGCAVGLAAAYGTWRWQRTRDRRRPGVPAAEAAEIAQQLPLAADLLAACISAGAGPREAAEAVGESLGGPVGERLARTAAEIRLGGEPAVSWGRFGEIPGAGALARCLERAGSTGAPAAESVSRLAEAMRAERSSAAVARAQRAGVLITAPVGLCFLPAFLAVGVAPVVIGLATGLLHTG
- a CDS encoding small secreted protein, which codes for MNKKLAAALSGGAVLVLALSGCSDDSSSDNKVNDWAKKVCDQVKPQLQKIANANAAIQQQTADNSKPADVQETDSAAFQQISQAYKALGAAVESAGAPPVDGGEATQKEAVKELNASSVAYANLQKKVDELNTKDQAKFADGLKGIADELNKISTNGDEALRKLQSGEVGTAMAKQPGCQKPKASVAPTAPAPSASPSKKS
- a CDS encoding sodium-translocating pyrophosphatase, whose product is MAGFFNTSLAELPEVSALSDRPTSLAAAVLTDDNRVIVIVVAAVAVAALIVARLLVRQVLAAGEGTDRMKEIAAAVQEGANAYLARQLRTVGVFAVVVFFLLLLLPADNWSQRAGRSVFFLVGALFSAATGYIGMRLAVRSNVRVAAAAREATPAEGEPEKDLTAVSHRAMKIAFRTGGVVGMITVGLGLLGASCVVLVYAADAPKVLEGFGLGAALIAMFMRVGGGIFTKAADVGADLVGKVEQGIPEDDPRNAATIADNVGDNVGDCAGMAADLFESYAVTLVAALILGKAAFGDAGLAFPLIVPAIGVITAMIGIFAVAPRRADRSGMTAINRGFFISAVISLVLVAVGVFVYLPSSYADLNGVTDRAITSHGGDPRIFALVAVAIGIVLAALIQQLTGYFTETNRRPVRDIGKSSLTGPATVVLAGISIGLESAVYTALLIGLGVYGAFLLGGTSIMLALFAVALAGTGLLTTVGVIVAMDTFGPVSDNAQGIAEMSGDVTGAGAQVLTDLDAVGNTTKAITKGIAIATAVLAASALFGSYRDAIATAVDDVGASAGEMGLSLDISQPNNLVGLILGAAVVFLFSGLAINAVSRSAGAVVYEVRRQFREHPGIMNYTEKPEYGRVVDICTKDALRELATPGLLAVLAPIAVGFTLGVGALGSYLAGAIGTGTLMAVFLANSGGAWDNAKKLVEDGHHGGKGSDAHAATVIGDTVGDPFKDTAGPAINPLLKVMNLVALLIAPAVVQFSYGADASAGVRTVVAVLAIAVIVGAVYVSKRRGIAVGEEGASGDDDDEDGGRTAETTDPAAVS
- a CDS encoding type II secretion system F family protein; translation: MTGGLSAGAAEYATYTMAVCAGTAAWLAVGQDQGLRRARVLFVDGVGEPASRSCWERVLERCGGMFRGRREWLCLPVALVLAVLGESLLPVVAGVVAVPLARRWLRRRAGRRERERRADAVVALCGAVVGELRAGHEPGQALLVAVRGTGAMGAAEAAVSAAARFGGDVPAALGQAAREPGLEGLAGVAACWRVAVDGGAGLAAGLDRLEGALRAERRRREELRAQLAGAWSTVAVLALLPVLGLGLGAALGADPLRVLLHGPAGLVCLTVGGLLETAGLLWAGRIVRAGEAA
- a CDS encoding class I SAM-dependent methyltransferase, with product MSTTSLPAPDRSPRLREALLAAAFTADGLLDLLGAPAYAALARSETVPALRATRGGSPLDTLVRLFLLQRPVPYERARAALPLAECVEDGWVIREDDEVRATVDVRPYSGPEGQDWFIVSDLGCAVGGAGGIGSHEEGVVLGVGGASSTLAGITVRTPVASALDVGAGSGIQALYASQHATRVTATDLNPRALVFTRLTLALSGATPADLREGSLFEPVGTETYDLIVSNPPFVISPGARLTYRDGGMGGDDLCRTLVQQAGDRLNDGGYAHFLANWQHVDGEEWQDRLRSWVPRGCDAWIVQREMQDITQYAELWLRDSGDHRTDPAQYAARYDAWLDEFEARKTKGVGFGWITLRKSEATAENPSIVIEEWPHPVEQPLGEAVEAHFARQDYLRTHDDAALLADHFTLAPEVMQEQVGLPGAEDPEHVVLRQNRGMRRATKVDAVGAGFAGVCDGTLPAGRILDAIAQLMNEDPVLLRDRTPQAIRLLVGEGFLEPAGQA
- a CDS encoding DEAD/DEAH box helicase codes for the protein MAFNHLPAAMHDALGPLSVTAVTHSVLMAKNHRPSRPPVSGDSRPSPAMILHRLTAGAGRSARITHTEHLPPRTGTHAIWPDRIRPEVIAAIQKAGIDHPWAHQAAAAEHALDGESVVIATGTASGKSLAYLAPVLSALLDGSEAPNGRGATALYLAPTKALAADQRRSVKELAAPLSNGIRPAVYDGDTPVEEREWVRQYANYVLTNPDMLHRGILPSHPRWSSFLRALRFVVIDECHTYRGVFGSHVAQVVRRLRRLCARYGADPVFLLASATAAQPSVAAGRLTGLPVREVADDASPRGEMVFALWEPPLTELHGEKGAPVRRTATAETADLLTDLTVQGIRSVAFVRSRRGAELISVIAKERLAEVDRSLPARVAAYRGGYLPEERRALERALHSGRLLGLAATTALELGIDVSGLDAVVIAGYPGTRASLWQQAGRAGRAGQGALAILVARDDPLDTFLVHHPEALFQQPVESTVLDPDNPYVLAPHLCAAAAELPLTETDLELFGPAVAELLPQLEAAKLLRKRASGWHWTRRERAADLTDIRGEGGRPVQIVEEGTGRLLGTVDESAAHTAVHDGAVHLHQGRSYLVRKLDLEDSVALVEQADPPYSTTARDTTSITVLETDTEIPWGDGRLCYGSVEVTNQVVSFLRRKLITGEVLGETKLDLPPRTLRTRAVWWTVTQDQLDAARINPEILGGALHAAEHASIGMLPLFATCDRWDIGGVSVPLHPDTLLPTVFVYDGHPGGAGFAERAFHTARGWLTATRQAIASCECEAGCPSCIQSPKCGNGNDPLHKRGAVRLLGELLRSAPADPEEPGKPGKPEELREPESPAPERSAESRPDPERPPGGPPGT
- a CDS encoding DUF4244 domain-containing protein — encoded protein: MAQRIRSWVRGMVRRARSDGGMTTSEYAVGTIAACAFAAVLYKVVTSPPVMTALQSLLKDALDAKF
- a CDS encoding STAS domain-containing protein, whose amino-acid sequence is MDLSLSTRNVSGPGGDRTVVEVGGEIDVYTAPKLREQLVELVNDGSYHLVVDMEGVDFLDSTGLGVLVGGLKRVRAHEGSLRLVCNQERILKIFRITGLTKVFPIHTTVDEAVAATD
- a CDS encoding ATP-binding protein, producing the protein MATVELRFSAQPEHVRTARLVAAAVARRAGVDEAALDEVRLAVGEACSRAVGLHRSHGITAPIKVVLTEEEKSFSIEVGDEVPGPGGEAGSATASGTRGATPGGGLDEPESEVDADGEDEMGLAVISGLVDDVEVRSAADGGVIRMSWPKTPAPLTP
- a CDS encoding TadE family type IV pilus minor pilin, encoding MRSSEGRRPGSGSGEARGGGGGDDRGAVTAEAAMVIPVLALFALALVWALMAVSAQIRCVDAARAGARAAARSEPEAQVLAVARSAAPDRARIDLERAGELWRVRVAAPTPGPGPLTLTLSAEAAALAEDTVGVAP